In Hyphomicrobiales bacterium, the sequence GGCGGCCACATCCAGAAGACGCTGGCCGAACAACGGACCAGCCGCGCCAGGGCGGTGGCAAGCCGCCGCGAACCGATCACCGGCACCAGCGAGTTCCCCAATCTCCGCGAGGATGCCGTCGCCGTGCTGGAGATCGCGCCGGTCGCGCGCGCCGAGCGACGCCCCGCCGGCAGCCTTGCCGAGCAGAACCAGAGCGAGCTCATCCGCTCCTTCGTCGGTGGCGCCGGCCGGGCCGATGCCGCGATCGCGCCGGGCGCGGCTCTTCGCGCCGACGCCCTGCCCTCTTTCAGGCTGTCGGAGCCGTTCGAGGCGCTGCGCGACAAGGCCGACGCCCAGCCGCAGCGCCCGGTCGTCTTCCTGGCGACGCTCGGTTCCATCGCCGATTTCACCGCCCGCGCCGGCTTCGCCCGCAACCTGTTCGAGGCCGGCGGCCTCGCTGCGCCCAGCGGCGACGGCTTCGCCAGGGACGGCGTGACCGATCTCGGTGCCCTCACCGACGCCTTCCGCGCCTCGGGCGCGAAGCTCGCCTGCCTGTGCGGTTCGGATGCGGCCTATGCCGCCGAGGGCGCAGCCGCAGCAGAAGCGCTCGCCAAGGCCGGCGCGACGGTCTGGCTCGCCGGGCGCCCGGCCGAGACCGAGGCACTGAACAAGGCCGGCGTCGCCTCGTTCATCTTCATGGGCTGCGACGTGATCGAGACCCTCGAGCGCGCCCAGGCCATCGCCTGCGCCTGACCGGAGATACGCGTTTGACTGCCATCGCCCTCACTATCGCCGGCTCGGATTCGAGCGGCGGCGCCGGCATCCAGGCGGATCTGAAGACCTTCGCGGCGCATCAGGTCTATGGCGCCAGCGTGATCGTGGCCCTGACCGCCCAGAACACCAAGGGCGTCAGCGCCATCCATGCCGTGCCGCGCGATTTCGTCGCCCGGCAGATCGATGCGGTCTTCGAGGATCTCGGCGTCGGCGCGGTCAAGATCGGCATGCTGGCCACGGCCGAGTTGATCGAGACCGTCGCCGCCGGGCTCAAGCGCCACGGCGCGAAGAACATCGTGCTCGATCCCGTCATGATCGCCGCCTCCGGCGCGCGGCTTCTGGAGACCTCTGCCGTCGAGGCGATCCGCACGCATCTCTTCCCGCTCGCGACATTGATCACCCCGAACCTGCCCGAGGCCGCCGCCCTGCTCGGATCGAGCATGGCCGAGACCGAGCAGGCCATCGACGAGCAGGCCGCAAAGCTCGCGGCGCTCGGCGCCGCCAATGTCCTGATCAAGGGCGGCCATGGCAGCGGCGACACCAGCAGCGACCTTCTCCTGCTCGCCGGCGGCGCGCGCCAGCATTTCAACGCAGCGCGCCTTGCGACCCGCAACACGCATGGCACCGGCTGCACCCTGTCCTCCGCCATCGCCGCGAACCTCGCCAGGGGGCTGACGCTGCCGGAGGCGGTCGGCCGGGCCAAGAGCTACATCTCCGCCGCCATCGCCGCCGCCGATCAGGTCGCGGTTGGCCATGGCCACGGGCCGGTGCATCATTTCCACCACTGGTGGGACAAGACCGACGGGAACCAGCCATGACCGCGATCCCGGATTTCACGACGCTCGCCTTTGCCGGTTCGACCCGGCCGACGCAGGCCGAACTGCCCACAGGCGAAGCCTGGCAGACGCCCGAGGATATCCCGGTCAAGCCGCTCTACACGGCCGCAGACCGTGACGGCCTGCCCTTCGTCGAGACCCTGCCCGGCATCGCGCCCTATCTGCGCGGCCCCTACCCGACGATGTATGTCAACCAGCCCTGGACGATCCGGCAATATGCCGGCTTCTCCACGGCCGAGGATTCCAACGCCTTCTACCGGCGCAACCTCGCCGCCGGGCAGAAGGGGCTCTCGGTCGCCTTCGACCTCGCCACCCATCGCGGCTATGACAGCGACCATCCGCGCGTCGGCGGCGATGTCGGCATGGCCGGCGTCGCGATCGACTCGATCTACGACATGCGCACCCTGTTCTCCGGCATCCCGCTCGACCAGATGAGCGTGTCGATGACGATGAACGGCGCCGTCCTGCCGGTGCTGGCGCTCTATATCGTGGCGGCCGAGGAACAGGGCGTGCCGCAGGCCAGGCTCTCGGGGACCATCCAGAACGACATCCTCAAGGAGTTCATGGTCCGCAACACCTATATCTACCCGCCCTCGCCCTCGATGCGGATCATCGGCGACATCTTCGCCTTCACCTCGGCGAACATGCCGAAGTTCAACTCGATCTCGATCTCCGGCTACCACATGCAGGAGGCAGGCGCGACGCAGGACCTCGAGCTCGGCTACACGCTGGCCGACGGCGTCGAGTATATCCGTGCCGGCCAGCGCGCGGGCCTCGGCGTCGACGTCTTCGCGCCGCGCCTGTCCTTCTTCTGGGCGATCGGCATGAACTTCTTCATGGAAGTCGCCAAGATGCGCGCCGCCCGCCTGATCTGGGCCAAGCTCGTCAAGGATTTCGGCGCTGAGAACGAGAAGTCCCTGCCCTTGCGCACCCACAGCCAGACCTCCGGCTGGTCGCTGACGGCGCAGGACGTGTTCAACAACGTGCCGCGCACCATGATCGAGGCGATGGCGGCCACCCAAGGCCACACCCAGTCGCTGCACACCAACGCGCTCGACGAGGCGCTGGCCCTGCCGACCGACTTCTCCGCCCGCATCGCCCGCAACACCCAGATCCTGCTGCAGCAGGAGAGCGGCACCACCCGGATCATCGACCCCTGGGGCGGCTCCTATTACGTCGAGCGGCTGACCGCCGCGCTCGCCGAGAAGGCCTGGGGCCATATCCGGGAGGTCGAGGCGCTCGGCGGCATGGCCAAGGCGATCGAGGCCGGCATCCCCAAGCTCCGGATCGAGGAAGCCGCGGCCAAGACGCAGGCGCGCATCGATGCCGGCCAGCAGGCGATCATCGGCGTCAACCGCTTCAAGCCGGAGAACGAGGCCTCGATCGAGGTGCTCAAGGTCGACAACGCCGCCGTGCGCGCCCAGCAGCTCGACAAGCTCAGGCGCCTCAAGGCCGAGCGCAGCGAGACCGAGGTCGAGGCGGCGCTGACCGCGCTCACCAACGGCGCCGCCGGCAACGGCAACCTGCTCGACCTCGCGGTCAAGGCCGCCCGCGCCAAGGCCACCGTCGGCGAGATCTCGCTGGCGATGGAGAAGGTCTTCGGGCGCCACAGGGCCGAGATCAAGGCGATCTCGGGCGTCTACAAACGGGAGGTCGGCGACATGAACCCAGCCGTGACGCGCGTCCAGCTGCTATGCCAGGCCTTCGAGGAGGCGGATGGCCGCCGCCCGCGCATCCTCGTCGCCAAGATGGGCCAGGACGGGCATGATCGCGGCCAGAAGGTCATCGCCTCCGCCTTCGCCGATCTCGGCTTCGACGTCGATATCGGCCCGCTCTTCGCCACCCCCGACGAAGCCGCGCGGCAAGCGGTCGAGAACGACGTCCACATCGTCGGCGTCTCCTCGCTCGCGGCCGGCCATCTCACCCTCGTGCCCGAACTCAAGGCCGCCCTCGCCAAGGCCGGCCGCCCCGACATCATGATCGTCGTCGGCGGCGTCATCCCGCCACAGGATTTCGACGCGCTGAGCGAGGCCGGAGCCTCCGCCATCTTCCCGCCAGGAACCGTCATCGCAAACGCAGCCGAAAAACTCCTGCACGAGCTCAACCAACGCCTCGGGTACAAACAGAACACGGCCGCTGCAGAATAGAAAAAGAAAGGCGGGCGCTGCCCTCAAGGCCGCGCCCGCCCCATGGTCACAACTGGCGTGGCGACACTTACCGCCAGCCGTAACCATAGCTCGAACGCGGCGGAGGCGGCCGCATTCCGTAACCGTCGTAATAGCGATGCCAGCGGCGCTGGCCCCAGTAGCCGTGCACGACCGGCGGGGCCGGGCGCCAGCCGGCTCCGTAGGCCGGGCGCTCATAGGCACGCTCGTAGCGGTCTCCGAAGGCTTGCGCCTGGCCGGTGCCGGCAAATGTGGAAGCCGCCAGTGCGATGGTCCCGAGGGCGAAGGCGGCGAAGCCGATCCGGGCGCGATTGCGGAACATGGTCCCTGTCCTGTCTCGCGGCGGGGAGAATTCCCCTGCCGTGAAAAGGACATTCGCAGAAGCCGCCTGAACGGGTTTTGAGGGCGCCGTTCAGCCGCCGTTTAACTGCCGGACAACTGCTCGCGTTTCAGCAGCAGCGAGGCGGCGATCACGACGACGGCGACAGCCCCGATCATGATCGTGCAGGCGGCGTTGATCTCAGGCGAGACGCCAAGCTTGACCGCCGAATAGAGGCGCATCGGCAGCGTGGTCGCGCCCGGCCCGGTCGTGAAGCTCGCGATGACGAGGTCATCAAGCGAAAGCGTGAAGGCGAGCATCCAGGCAGCCGCCACCGCCGGCCAGATCAAGGGCAAGGTCACGGTCCAGAAAGTGACGAAGGGCGTCGCGCCGAGATCCTGCGCCGCCTCCTCGAGCGAGCGGTCGAAGCCCGCCAGCCGCGACTGCACAACGATGCAAGCGAAGCCGAGACTGAAGGTGGCGTGGGCGATCGTTACGGTCCAGAAGCCGCGCTCGACATCGGCCGCCACGAAAAGCAGCAGCAGCGACAGCCCCGTCACCACCTCGGGCATGACCAGCGGCGCCAGCACCATGCCGGAGAACAGGGTGCGTCCCATGAAACGACCGTGACGGGCCAGCGCGAGCGCGGCCAGCGTGCCGAGGATCGTCGCCAGCGTCGCCGAGACGAAGCCGAGCCGGATCGACAGCCAGGCGGCATCGAGCAGCGGCTCGTTCCGCATCAGCGCGCCGTACCAATGCGTCGAGAAGCCGCCCCAGACCGTCACCAGCCGCGAGGCGTTGAAGGAATAGGCGATCAGCGTCAGGATCGGCAAATAGAGGAAGGCGAAGCCGACGATCAGCGCGAGGATCAATCCGGGGCCGAGCCGGCTCATGCCGCCAGCTCCCGCCGCAGCCGCGCGCGCTGGAGCAGGACGAGCGGCAGCACCAGAACGACGAGCAGCACGACCGCCACCGCCGAAGCCAATGGCCAATCGCGGTTCGAGAAGAACTCGTTCCAGAGCACCTTGCCGATCATCACCGTGTCCGGGCCGCCGAGCAGGTCGGGGATCACGAACTCACCGACCGCCGGGATGAACACCAGCGCCGAGCCGGCGAGGATACCGGGCAGCGAGAGCGGCAATGTCACCGTGAGGAAGGCTGTGATTGGCGTCGCGCCGAGATCGGCGGCCGCTTCGAGCAGGCCGCGATCGAGCTTCTCCAGCGTGGCGAAGAGCGGCAGCACCATGAAGGGCAGATAGGAATAAACCATGCCGAGCAGCACGGCCGTCTCGGTATTGAGCAGGCGCAGCGGCTCGCCCCCGAAGCCGAGCAGGCTGAGCGTCGCATCAAGCAACCCTTCCGGCCTCAGGATGCCGATCCAGGCGTAGACGCGGATCAGGAAGGAGGTCCAGAACGGCAGGATGACGAAGACGAGCAGGGTTCCGCGCCAGCGCGACGGTGCCGAGGCCATCGCATAGGCGAGCGGAT encodes:
- the thiD gene encoding bifunctional hydroxymethylpyrimidine kinase/phosphomethylpyrimidine kinase translates to MTAIALTIAGSDSSGGAGIQADLKTFAAHQVYGASVIVALTAQNTKGVSAIHAVPRDFVARQIDAVFEDLGVGAVKIGMLATAELIETVAAGLKRHGAKNIVLDPVMIAASGARLLETSAVEAIRTHLFPLATLITPNLPEAAALLGSSMAETEQAIDEQAAKLAALGAANVLIKGGHGSGDTSSDLLLLAGGARQHFNAARLATRNTHGTGCTLSSAIAANLARGLTLPEAVGRAKSYISAAIAAADQVAVGHGHGPVHHFHHWWDKTDGNQP
- the scpA gene encoding methylmalonyl-CoA mutase; protein product: MTAIPDFTTLAFAGSTRPTQAELPTGEAWQTPEDIPVKPLYTAADRDGLPFVETLPGIAPYLRGPYPTMYVNQPWTIRQYAGFSTAEDSNAFYRRNLAAGQKGLSVAFDLATHRGYDSDHPRVGGDVGMAGVAIDSIYDMRTLFSGIPLDQMSVSMTMNGAVLPVLALYIVAAEEQGVPQARLSGTIQNDILKEFMVRNTYIYPPSPSMRIIGDIFAFTSANMPKFNSISISGYHMQEAGATQDLELGYTLADGVEYIRAGQRAGLGVDVFAPRLSFFWAIGMNFFMEVAKMRAARLIWAKLVKDFGAENEKSLPLRTHSQTSGWSLTAQDVFNNVPRTMIEAMAATQGHTQSLHTNALDEALALPTDFSARIARNTQILLQQESGTTRIIDPWGGSYYVERLTAALAEKAWGHIREVEALGGMAKAIEAGIPKLRIEEAAAKTQARIDAGQQAIIGVNRFKPENEASIEVLKVDNAAVRAQQLDKLRRLKAERSETEVEAALTALTNGAAGNGNLLDLAVKAARAKATVGEISLAMEKVFGRHRAEIKAISGVYKREVGDMNPAVTRVQLLCQAFEEADGRRPRILVAKMGQDGHDRGQKVIASAFADLGFDVDIGPLFATPDEAARQAVENDVHIVGVSSLAAGHLTLVPELKAALAKAGRPDIMIVVGGVIPPQDFDALSEAGASAIFPPGTVIANAAEKLLHELNQRLGYKQNTAAAE
- the potH gene encoding putrescine ABC transporter membrane subunit PotH, producing the protein MSAVASLQRLRRLVVAVPYLWLALFFLAPFAIVLRMAFSQAATALPPYAPHWEGLAQLGTFLSQLDLANFSLLGDDPLYWQSYLYSLRIAALTTVFALAIGYPLAYAMASAPSRWRGTLLVFVILPFWTSFLIRVYAWIGILRPEGLLDATLSLLGFGGEPLRLLNTETAVLLGMVYSYLPFMVLPLFATLEKLDRGLLEAAADLGATPITAFLTVTLPLSLPGILAGSALVFIPAVGEFVIPDLLGGPDTVMIGKVLWNEFFSNRDWPLASAVAVVLLVVLVLPLVLLQRARLRRELAA
- a CDS encoding conserved exported hypothetical protein (Evidence 4 : Unknown function but conserved in other organisms), which translates into the protein MFRNRARIGFAAFALGTIALAASTFAGTGQAQAFGDRYERAYERPAYGAGWRPAPPVVHGYWGQRRWHRYYDGYGMRPPPPRSSYGYGWR
- the potI gene encoding putrescine ABC transporter membrane subunit PotI, which encodes MSRLGPGLILALIVGFAFLYLPILTLIAYSFNASRLVTVWGGFSTHWYGALMRNEPLLDAAWLSIRLGFVSATLATILGTLAALALARHGRFMGRTLFSGMVLAPLVMPEVVTGLSLLLLFVAADVERGFWTVTIAHATFSLGFACIVVQSRLAGFDRSLEEAAQDLGATPFVTFWTVTLPLIWPAVAAAWMLAFTLSLDDLVIASFTTGPGATTLPMRLYSAVKLGVSPEINAACTIMIGAVAVVVIAASLLLKREQLSGS